A genomic window from Artemia franciscana chromosome 14, ASM3288406v1, whole genome shotgun sequence includes:
- the LOC136035241 gene encoding zinc finger protein OZF-like isoform X2, whose protein sequence is MGNHDKELINSADCCSDSLIQPKYAGPKPIVLVKKLTEKLIKELTAGIWSCALCGKIEKSFLMLDIHIDTGCAELSPIECDTCPAVVSDYRNFVIHLMEHQMGEKRRCSICLQESIDDMEQHLILNGHFSTNLSKQQSQGNTLLVAQKPFVNVHLDSSKVNSGSSQFNDLKESLNSLSYSNKYNNRHTCIVCKKQFCKKSELEIHQRKHTEKKQFKCNVCEKFFAQLCNLRRHEKIHRGEKPFECKVCMKRFSQSHSLIIHQRIHTGEKSFQCNICKKRFSVLGYLKRHQRIHTGEKPFECKVCMKRFSQSRYFSLHQNIHTGEKPFQCKICKKRFLTSWSLINHERSHTGKKTTGKKPFECKICMKSFSCASGFYNHHRIHTGEKPFECKVCKKRFSQVSNLNSHQTVHTGEKPFECKICMKRFTQGGSLRNHHIIHTGEKPFECDMCKKSFPTVTHLKVHKRTHTGEKPFECKICKKSFSQTNNLKKHQRVHYGKYSS, encoded by the exons ATGGGTAACCATGATAAAg aaTTAATAAACTCTGCAGACTGCTGCTCAGATAGCTTAATTCAACCAAAATATGCAGGTCCAAAACCCATTGTTCTGGTGAAAAAGTTAACAGAAAAGCTCATAAAAGAATTAACTGCCGGGATCTGGTCCTGTGCCTTGTGtgggaaaattgaaaaatctttcTTAATGCTAGATATCCATATAGACACAGGTTGTGCAGAATTATCACCAATAGAGTGCGACACGTGTCCTGCAGTAGTTAGTGattatagaaattttgttattcatttGATGGAGCACCAAATGGGAGAGAAAAGAAGATGTTCCATTTGTTTGCAAGAAAGTATTGATGATATGGAAcaacatttgattttaaatggacatttttcaacaaacttgTCTAAACAACAGTCGCAAGGAAACACTTTACTTGTTGCACAGAAGCCCTTTGTAAACGTTCACTTAGATTCATCGAAGGTCAACTCTGGATCTTCACAATTTAACGATCTAAAAGAGTCTCTGAATAGTCTTTCGTATAGTAACAAGTACAACAATCGTCATACATGCATAGTATGTAAAAAgcaattttgcaaaaaatcaGAGCTCGAAATACATCAAAGAAAACATACAGAGAAAAAACAGTTTAAATGTAATGTGTGTGAGAAATTCTTTGCTCAATTATGCAATTTAAGAAGGCATGAAAAAATACATAGAGGAGAAAAACCATTTGAATGTAAAGTATGTATGAAGCGTTTTTCTCAATCGCATAGCTTGATTATCCATCAAAGAATACATACTGGTGAAAAATCTTTCCAATGTAACATATGTAAGAAGAGGTTTTCCGTATTAGGCTATTTAAAGAGACATCAAAGAATTCATACAGGAGAAAAACCATTTGAATGTAAAGTATGTATGAAGCGTTTTTCTCAATCGCGTTACTTTAGTCTCCATCAGAATATACATACTGGTGAAAAACCATTTCAATGTAAAATATGTAAGAAGAGATTTCTCACATCCTGGAGTTTGATAAATCACGAAAGATCACATACTGGAAAAAAAACGACTGGAAAAAAACCGTTTGAATGTAAAATATGCATGAAGAGCTTTTCTTGTGCGAGTGGTTTCTATAACCATCACAGAATACATACTGGCGAGAAACCATTTGAATGTAAGGTATGCAAAAAGAGGTTTTCTCAAGTGAGTAATTTGAATAGTCATCAAACAGTACATACAGGGGAAAAACCATTTGAGTGCAAAATATGCATGAAGAGGTTTACACAAGGGGGCAGTTTGAGAAACCATCACATAATACATACTGGCGAAAAGCCATTCGAGTGTGATATGTGCAAGAAGAGCTTCCCTACAGTGACCCATTTAAAGGTGCATAAAAGAACACATACAGGAGAAAAACCATTTGAATGCAAGATATGCAAAAAGTCTTTTTCTCAGACtaacaatttgaaaaaacatcaaaGAGTACATTATGGAAAATATAGCTCTTAA
- the LOC136035241 gene encoding zinc finger protein OZF-like isoform X1: MEFAPEVIVEFGKELINSADCCSDSLIQPKYAGPKPIVLVKKLTEKLIKELTAGIWSCALCGKIEKSFLMLDIHIDTGCAELSPIECDTCPAVVSDYRNFVIHLMEHQMGEKRRCSICLQESIDDMEQHLILNGHFSTNLSKQQSQGNTLLVAQKPFVNVHLDSSKVNSGSSQFNDLKESLNSLSYSNKYNNRHTCIVCKKQFCKKSELEIHQRKHTEKKQFKCNVCEKFFAQLCNLRRHEKIHRGEKPFECKVCMKRFSQSHSLIIHQRIHTGEKSFQCNICKKRFSVLGYLKRHQRIHTGEKPFECKVCMKRFSQSRYFSLHQNIHTGEKPFQCKICKKRFLTSWSLINHERSHTGKKTTGKKPFECKICMKSFSCASGFYNHHRIHTGEKPFECKVCKKRFSQVSNLNSHQTVHTGEKPFECKICMKRFTQGGSLRNHHIIHTGEKPFECDMCKKSFPTVTHLKVHKRTHTGEKPFECKICKKSFSQTNNLKKHQRVHYGKYSS, from the coding sequence aaTTAATAAACTCTGCAGACTGCTGCTCAGATAGCTTAATTCAACCAAAATATGCAGGTCCAAAACCCATTGTTCTGGTGAAAAAGTTAACAGAAAAGCTCATAAAAGAATTAACTGCCGGGATCTGGTCCTGTGCCTTGTGtgggaaaattgaaaaatctttcTTAATGCTAGATATCCATATAGACACAGGTTGTGCAGAATTATCACCAATAGAGTGCGACACGTGTCCTGCAGTAGTTAGTGattatagaaattttgttattcatttGATGGAGCACCAAATGGGAGAGAAAAGAAGATGTTCCATTTGTTTGCAAGAAAGTATTGATGATATGGAAcaacatttgattttaaatggacatttttcaacaaacttgTCTAAACAACAGTCGCAAGGAAACACTTTACTTGTTGCACAGAAGCCCTTTGTAAACGTTCACTTAGATTCATCGAAGGTCAACTCTGGATCTTCACAATTTAACGATCTAAAAGAGTCTCTGAATAGTCTTTCGTATAGTAACAAGTACAACAATCGTCATACATGCATAGTATGTAAAAAgcaattttgcaaaaaatcaGAGCTCGAAATACATCAAAGAAAACATACAGAGAAAAAACAGTTTAAATGTAATGTGTGTGAGAAATTCTTTGCTCAATTATGCAATTTAAGAAGGCATGAAAAAATACATAGAGGAGAAAAACCATTTGAATGTAAAGTATGTATGAAGCGTTTTTCTCAATCGCATAGCTTGATTATCCATCAAAGAATACATACTGGTGAAAAATCTTTCCAATGTAACATATGTAAGAAGAGGTTTTCCGTATTAGGCTATTTAAAGAGACATCAAAGAATTCATACAGGAGAAAAACCATTTGAATGTAAAGTATGTATGAAGCGTTTTTCTCAATCGCGTTACTTTAGTCTCCATCAGAATATACATACTGGTGAAAAACCATTTCAATGTAAAATATGTAAGAAGAGATTTCTCACATCCTGGAGTTTGATAAATCACGAAAGATCACATACTGGAAAAAAAACGACTGGAAAAAAACCGTTTGAATGTAAAATATGCATGAAGAGCTTTTCTTGTGCGAGTGGTTTCTATAACCATCACAGAATACATACTGGCGAGAAACCATTTGAATGTAAGGTATGCAAAAAGAGGTTTTCTCAAGTGAGTAATTTGAATAGTCATCAAACAGTACATACAGGGGAAAAACCATTTGAGTGCAAAATATGCATGAAGAGGTTTACACAAGGGGGCAGTTTGAGAAACCATCACATAATACATACTGGCGAAAAGCCATTCGAGTGTGATATGTGCAAGAAGAGCTTCCCTACAGTGACCCATTTAAAGGTGCATAAAAGAACACATACAGGAGAAAAACCATTTGAATGCAAGATATGCAAAAAGTCTTTTTCTCAGACtaacaatttgaaaaaacatcaaaGAGTACATTATGGAAAATATAGCTCTTAA